The DNA region GCAGCACGTCGGTGTAGAAATGATTGGAAGAGCCGCCCAGCGGCAATGGTAGCCCTAGATGACTCAAGCCGTTGAGGAACACATCGAAATGGGCCGCATATTCCGCGGTGAAGAGGCGCGTGAGCCAACTGTCCGACGTGTTGTCGATGGACAGCCGCGCCTGCACGCAGGCCAGTTCGTCCCCATGTCTGCCGAATGCGCGCAGAGCGCGGCGCAGTTGATCGGGTTCGGGGCGGTCTTCGGCGTCATAGACAACGGTAAAGGCGCCACGCGCGAAAGGCAGTGCGGCGTTGAGCGCCTTCGGTTTGGTGCGCGGCGCGGCGGCCGGTACCGGAATGACGGTGATAGGCAGGCGGCTTCGACATCGGGCGATCGCCGACCGTGTTTCGAGGTCGTCGGCCTCCACCGCAAGAATGACGTCGAGCTTCTCAATCGGGTAGTCGATCCGCGCGATCGCGTTCAGGAGCCCCTCAACCGATCTTGCTTCGCGGTAGAGCGCGGCAATGATGGTGTAAATCGGCAGTTCGATGTCCGCGACGGCCGGCAACGGCTTCGGGCGGGATTGCTCGGTCGCGGCGCTGATCAAGCGCAAGCCGAGCCAGCCGAGAAATACGAGTGCCAAGATGGGGGAGAGGGCGAGCAGGGTTGCGGACGGAGCAACCGTTGCCGCCGCAGCGACAAGCGCGAGCGCGACGCGCGCCGCGATCCGGCTCGGGGGATGGGGGGCGGCGGCCGAGAACAGCGGCATCTCGTTCTTGAGCCGGTTGCAGGCGCGCGCGACAAGCGTCGCGCCGGCGTGGCGCAGGACGAAGCGCACCATCCGCTCCCGCGTCGTGAAGCGAAAGCGCTTCGGCCACCTCGGATCGTCCTTGGCGATCTGCACGATGCGGCGCGCCGCGACGCCGCGCGGCGCCAGCACCAGCGTCAATCCCTCTTCCTCCGCCAGCGGCAAGAGCCCCGCTGCCGCGCCCTCGATGAGCCGCACGTCGTCGACCGGGCACCGCCCGCGCAGCGCCCCGTCGAGCGGCTCGAACGCCGTCTCGAGCGCGGCCGCGAGCGCACGCGCATAGTCCTCCTCACTGATGACGCCCGCGGCGACCAACGCAACGTCGGCGCCGGCTCCGACCCGCTCGGCGCGCATCTCCGCCATGGCGAGGCCCGCCGGCGGCACGTGGCGACGAATGCATGCGAGTTCGGGAAAGCTGCCGTCCGGCGGCAGGTCGTCCGTTGCGGGAACGCCGGCCGCGCCGGGCTTGAACGCGGCGCGCACGCCGGCCCTTGTGGCGAAGACCGCAACGGACATGCCCCACGCACCCTTACCCCACCACAGGCAAGCGTATCGTGGTACGTTCTATTTTTCTACTTTAAATTGTAAAATATATAAAATCGGTTGCAGGCCGCAGCTAGCGATGTTGTCCCGGCTGCCACAGGACGTCGCCGGCACCCTTGTCGTTGGCATAACGGCCGGCGACGAACAGGTAATCCGACAGGCGGTTGACGTATTGCAGGGATGGCGCCGACACCTCTTCGCCCGGCTGGTCCTGTAACGCGACCATGATGCGCTCGGCGCGCCGGCAGACGGTGCGGGCGAGGTGCAGATAGGCCGAGGCGGGGCTGCCGCCCGGCAGGATGAAGGACCGTAGCGGTTCCAACGTGTCGTTCAGTCGGTCGATTTCCGCCTCGAGCCAGGCGACCTGCGCCTCGGTCACGGTGAGCCGGGCTCCGCCCGGGCCCTTCTCGGCGAGGCAGAGGTCGGCCTCGACGTCGAAAAGGTCGTTCTGGATGCGCGAGAGCGCCTGATCGAGCGCGGCACTGCCCGCAGTGTACAGCCGCACCAGCCCGAGGACGGCGTTCACCTCGTCGAGCGTGCCGTAAGCGTCCACGCGCAGGTCGTATTTCTTGCGTCGCGCCCCCGAGCCGAGCGAGGTTGTTCCGTCGTCGCCGGTGCGGGTGTAGATGCGGTTGAGCACGACCATTTTCCGGATCCCGATAGCCGATTAAAACTTCAGCGTGACGCAATCTTAGTCAGAGCGGGCGTCGCGGACGCTATCGGCCCATGACCCAGATCGTCGCCATAATGATGATGATAGCGACGAACTGCAGCAGCACGCGCAGTCGCATCAGTTTCTGCGAGCGGTTGGGCGACCCGCCGCGCATCATATTGACGAGCCCGAGCAGCAGCACCACCGCCACGGCGGCGATGGCGGCCGGCACCAGATAAAACGACATGAAATTCGACATGCGCCGGCTTCTAGCACCCTTGCTGCGGACCGGCCAATCGGTCTGGACATGGCTGCCCGCCGCGCCGGAGTGCCTGTATACGAAGACGGAGCCGCCAGGGCAGGGCGGCTCGCATTGCGCGCCCTGCGTGCGGCGCAGCATTGACGTTGACACGCCAATGGCACCGCCATTAGCTTCCGGCCGCATTCCGCCAAAAGTCTATCTGGTCTGGGGTCTCAATGAAAATTCTCGTGCCGGTCAAGCGGGTCGTCGACTACAACGTCAAGATCCGCGTCAAGCCGGATGGCTCCGGCGTGGAGCTCGCCAACATCAAGATGTCGATGAATCCCTTCGACGAAATTGCCGTCGAGGAAGCGATCCGACTGAAAGAAGCCGGCAAAGCGACGGAAATCGTCGCCGTCTCCATCGGCCCCGCGCAGGCCTCCGAGACCATCCGCACCGCGCTCGCGATGGGCGCCGACCGCGGTATCCTCGTGAAGGCGGAAGGCGTCGTGGAGCCGCTCGCGGTCGCCAAGATTCTTAAGGCCATCGTCGAGGCCGAGCAGCCCGGCCTTGTCATCCTGGGCAAGCAGGCCATCGATGACGATAGCAACCAGACCGGCCAGATGCTTGCCGCGCTGCTCGGCTGGGCGCAGGGCACCTTCGCCTCGAAGCTCGCCATCGACGGCGACAGCGTCAGCGTGACGCGTGAAGTCGACGGCGGCCTGCAGACGGTGAAGCTGAAGGCGCCGGCGATCGTGACGACGGATCTGCGTCTCAACGAGCCGCGCTACGCTTCGTTGCCGAACATCATGAAGGCGAAGAAGAAGCCGATCGACGAGAAGTCGCCGGCCGATTACGGCGTCGACGTGAAGCCGCGGCTTGAAGTGCTCAAGACGGCCGAGCCGTCGGGCCGCAAGTCGGGCGCCAAGGTCGGCTCGGTGGCCGAACTCGTGAGCAAGCTGAAAGACGAAGCGGGGGTGCTGTAACGATGACCACTCTTCTCATCGCCGAGCACGATAACAAGTCGCTCAAGGATGCCACCACGAAGGCGCTAAGCGCGGCCAAGGCGCTCGGCGCCGACGTGCACGTCCTCATCGCGGGTAAGGATGCTAAGGCCGCCGCCGAGGCCGCCAGCAAGCTCGACGGCGTTGCCAAGGTGCTCGTTGCCGAAGGCGATGCCTATGAGCATCAGTTGGCCGAGCCGATGGCCGCGCTGATCGTCTCGCTCGCGGGCTCTTATGACGCACTCGTCGCGCCGGCCACGACCAACGGCAAGAACATCATGCCGCGCGTCGCCGCCCTGATCGACGTGATGCAGATCTCCGACATCATCAAGGTTGTGGCCCCCGACACCTTCGAGCGGCCCATTTATGCCGGTAACGCCATCCAGACGGTGAAGTCGACCGACGCGAAGAAGGTCATCACTGTCCGTACCTCGACCTTCCAGGCGGCGGGGCAGGGCGGCTCGGCGCCAATCGAGAGCGCGACGGCGGCGAGCGATCCGGCGTTGTCGTCTTTCGTCGGCGAGGAGTTATCGAAGTCGGATCGTCCCGAGCTCACCTCGGCCAAGATCATCATCTCCGGCGGCCGCGCCATGCAGAGCCGTGAGAACTTCACCAAGTACATCGAGCCGGTGGCCGACAAGCTGGGCGCCGCCGTCGGCGCCTCGCGCGCGGCGGTCGACGCGGGCTACGCGCCGAACGACTGGCAGGTGGGTCAGACCGGGAAGGTGGTGGCGCCGGAGCTGTACATCGCGGTGGGCATTTCCGGCGCGATCCAGCATCTCGCCGGCATGAAGGATTCCAAGGTCATCGTTGCGATCAACAAGGACGAGGAGGCGCCCATCTTCCAGGTCGCCGACTATGGTCTGGTCGCCGACCTCTATCAGGCGCTGCCGGAGCTGTCGGCGGAGCTGGATAAGGTCAAGCGCTGAGCCTGCGTCAGAATGACCGAACCGCCGGTGGTGCGATCCGGCGGTTCGGCGTACAAAGAGAGCCGAACCGCCGCGCTTCACGACATTCGGGGCCGCGTGCGCCGGATATCCATCGATCGGAAATAAGAACATGGCTGTGACTATAAAAACTGTCGGGGTCGTCGGCGCAGGCCAGATGGGCAACGGTATCGCTCATGTCTGCGCGCTTGCTGGTTTCCCGGTGATGCTCAACGACGTGTCGGCGGACCGCATCAAAGCGGGTATCGCGACGGTTACAGGTAACCTGGCGCGCCAAGTGTCCAAGAAGACGATCTCGGAGGACGAGCGTAAGAATGCCTTGGCGCTGATCAAGCCTGCCGAGAAGTACGAGGACCTGACGAACTGCGATCTCGTCATCGAGTCCGCGACCGAAAAAGAAGACGTCAAGCGCAAGATCTTTTCCGATCTCTGCACGGTGCTGAAGCCCGAGGCGATCGTCGCCTCGAACACCTCGTCGATCTCCATCACGCGGCTGGCCTCGGCCACGGACCGCCCCGAGCGCTTCATCGGCATCCACTTCATGAATCCGGTGCCGTTGATGGAGCTGGTCGAGCTCATTCGCGGCATTGCCACCGACGATGTCACCTTTGAAGCCAGCAAGACCTTCGTCAGCAAGCTCGGCAAGACCATCGCGGTGTCGGAAGATTTCCCGGCCTTCATCGTCAACCGCATCCTGCTGCCGATGATCAACGAGGCCATCTACACGCTGTACGAAGGCGTCGGTAACGTCGAGGCGATCGACACCGCCATGCGCCTCGGCGCGCATCATCCGATGGGCCCGCTCGAATTGGCCGACTTCATCGGTCTCGACACCTGCCTGTCGGTCATGCAGGTGCTGCACGAGGGCCTTGCCGACTCGAAGTACCGCCCGTGCCCGCTGCTGGTGAAATACGTCGAAGCCGGCTGGCTCGGCCGCAAGACCAAGCGCGGCTTCTACGATTACCGCGGCGAAAAGCCGGTGCCGACGCGGTAAGCGCTCTTTACGCGCAACCTCCCTCCGCCATCATCCTGAGCAGCGCTCCGAAGGAGCGCGTCTCGAAGGATGTGGGCGCCCCCCGCCTCGGGACGAGGCCGGCCGCTATGCCGCCACGGGCTTTTCCGCGAAGTCGTTCATCTGTGCCGCCAGCGCGCGCTTGAAGGCCGGCCGCGCCTCGCAGCGCAGGCGATAGTTCTCCAACACCGGCATCGCCGTCACCAGATCGCAGTGACGCGGAATGCGCAGCACGCTGGCCATCAGCAAATCGGCGGCGGTGAAGCGCTCCTCGAGATAGTCACGGCCGTCGAGCCATTGCGATAAGGCCTCGAGTCGCGACTGCGCGAGTTGCAGCGCGCCGGGTCGGCGCTCTTTCGCCCAGTCTTTATCGGCGTGGAAGAGATCGATCGCGGTCAGGTTCTGGATGTGCGGCTCGATCGAATTGAGTGCGGCGAACATCCAGGTGAGCGTGCGGGCGCGCGCTTTCTCCTCGCGTGGCATCAAGGTGTCGGACTTCGTCGCGATGTGATGGACGATGGCGCCCGACTCGAACAGCACGAAGCCGTCCTCTTCGTAGGTCGGCACCTGGCCGAACGGCTGAAGTCGCCGGTAGGTGTCGGATTGCTGATCGTTTGGCCCGATGAGCCATGTATCGTAGGGGAGGCCGGCTTCCTCCAACGCCCAGCGCACGCGCAGATCACGCACCAGACCGCGCGCGAATTCGGGTACCCAGCGGAAAGCGCTTACCGAAATCATGTCACTACTCCTTCCTAGATCAACAGTCGGATGCGTTACATCGGCCGCGGCGTGATCATCGCGATCTTGGCGCCGCCCGGTTGTTCGAGGATGGCGATACGGCCGACGCCCGGAATATCGGACGGCGCGCGCACTTCCTTGGCGCCGGCGATGAGCGCTGTCTTGAAGCGTGTGTCGACATCGTCGACGGCGATGTACGAGAGCCAATGTTCTGGCGCGTCCTTGCAGCGCTCGTCGGCGCTTGTGTCGTACAGGCCGCCGACGCGGTCATCACCGTTCTTGATGATCCAATACGTGAAGCCCGGCATGCCCATGGCCTCGAAGGTCCAGCCGATCGTGGTGCCGAGAAAGCGCTGGGCGGCGTTGACATGCTGCGTATTGAGTTCGTTCCAGATGAACTTGCCATGCGGCTTCGCGTCGGCCGTGTGCAGATAGGTCTCGAGCTTGAGCAGGGCACCGGTCCAACCTTGGTTGTGACTGTCGCGCGCATCCGCGTCGAAGAAGTTTTCGTGCGTGAGCGTCATCAGCGTGCCGTCGCCATCCGGTTTGAACGTGACGGTGACGAGCGACTCGTGTTCCGGTGTCGATTTCCACGCCCAGGTGAAAACCAATTTCTCGTTCGGAACGACCTCGCGATAGACGCCGGCGACGTTATGCTCTTCCGGGGCGCCGGGCTTTTGCATGATGAAGCGGTAGCGGCCGCCTGCCCGCGCATCGGCCTCGACGGACGTACAGCGAACTTCGCCAGGCCCGAGCCATTTCTTCAGTTTTTCCGGGTCCGCCCAGGCTTGGAAGACTTTTTCGGGGCGGACGTTGAAACGGCGCTTGATGGTGAGGCTTGGCTTGGTGACGACGTCGGTTGACATGTTTCTTCCTCCAAAAACGCCGCGAGACGATCGAGGCTTTCACTCCAGAAGCGCTGGTAGCGGTTGAGCCAGTCGGTGGCTTCCTGCATCGGCGTGGCGCGCAGGCGCACGGACACGGTACGGCCGGTCTTGCTGCGTTCGACGAGCCCGGCATCCGACAAGACATCGAGATGCTTCATCACCGCCGGCAGCGACATCGCGTGCGGTCGCGCCAATTCGCTCACGGACAAAGTGTCGCGCTCGGAGAGCTGCGCGAGCAACGCGCGGCGTGTCGGGTCGGCGAGCGCTGCGAAGGTTTGATCGAGGCTCATGGGGCGTGGCTCGTCGGGCGGGGGTGTAAATACTAAACCGATAGGTTAAGTATTTGCCTGCGGGCGTCCGGAGTCAAGTCGGACGTTTGCCATTTGTTGAGGAAGGAAACCGTATGAGAGGGGTCATGGATCCGACCTCTCTCGTCTCAGCCATGGCCGGCGCCCAGATGGGCAGCGTGCAGATGGCGCTCGCCGCCAAGATGCTGAAGATGAACGCCGACTCGCAGGGCGCGATCGCGCAGGTGCTCGACGCGGCGACGCAGAACCTGAACCGCCTTGCCAATGTCGGCGCCGGGGTCGGCCAGAATCTGGATATTTCCGTCTAATCGGGCGCCATGGAACCGGTCTCCCTAGCAGCCGGCATGGTGACGGCGCGCTTCGTTGCGGTGCAGAGGATCGCACCCGTGCGCGCCCGGCGCAGCGAAAGCGCCGATGGCGGCAAGGAGACGGCGGGGCCCAATCCAGGGACGGCCAACCGGCGTCGCAACCTGCCGGATCACCTCGGACAGAATCTGGACATCACTGTTTAGTTCGGGCCCGGCGACAGTGCTTCGGATTACGACTTGCCCAGCGCCGCGGTGATCAGCTTCACCGCGTCCTCGCTCGCCCATTCGGCGGGGCCGGCGATGGTGCCGATCTCGCAGCCGGCCGGATCGACCAGCAGCGTCGTCGGCATGCCGAAGGCGCGGCCGACCGCCTTGAGCTCCTGGAAGCTCTTGGCATTGCCGTCGGCGTAATAGGCGAGGTGATTGGCGCCGACCTCCTTCAAGAAGGCCTTGGGCTTGTCCGGATCGCGGGTGTCGATATTCACCGCCACCACCTGGAAATCCGGGCTGCCGAGTTTCTCTTCCAGCGCGTTGAGCGCCGGCATCTCGGTGCGGCAGGGCACGCACCAGGTCGCCCATAGATTGAGAAGCACGGTGCGGCCCTTGAAATCCGCGAGCGTGACGGGCTTGCCCGCGACGTCGTGGAAGGACAGGTTCGGCACCTTGAGCGGGTCCTGCGCCATCTTGACCGCCGCGACCTCGCCTTTGGCGAAGGGGGCGACCTTCTTGGCCAGCGCCACCGCGGGCCGGCAGGCCTTATCGCCCCCTGCATTGCGCGTGAGGGTGGCTATCCCGTATACCGCCCCCAACCCGACGATCACGCCGGCCGCGCCGCCCGCCAGGACCATGGCGAACCGTTTCTTGGCGAAGCTGGAAGATCGGTCGGTCATGTCGGGAAAAACCTTCAGGTCGCGGACGTCATGAGCAACAAAATGTGGGGCGGGCGGTTTGCCTCCGGCCCGGATGCCATCATGGAGGAGATCAACGCCTCCATCGACTTCGACCGGCATCTCTACCGCCAGGACATCACCGCGTCCAAGGCCCATGCCGAGATGCTGGCCAAGCAAGGCATCATTGCGGCGGACGATGCGAAATCGATCGCTCACGGTCTAGACACGATTCTGTCAGAGATCGAACAGGGTAAATTCTCGTTCCAGCGCGCGCTGGAAGACATTCATATGAACGTCGAGAGCCGGCTCACCGACATCGTCGGGCCGGCGGCCGGGCGCCTGCATACCGCGCGCTCGCGCAACGACCAGGTCGCGACCGATTTCCGCCTCTGGGTGCGCGACACCATCGACACCATCGACGCGGCGCTCGCCGGCTATCAAAAGGCACTTGCGACGAAAGCCGCAGAGCACGCCGAAACGGTGATGCCGGGCTTCACGCATTTGCAGACGGCGCAGCCGGTCACTTTCGGCCATCATCTGCTCGCATACGTGGAAATGACCGCGCGCGATCGCGGCCGTTTCGCCGATGCGCGCAAGCGCCTCAACGAGTCGCCGCTCGGCTCCGGCGCGCT from Pseudolabrys taiwanensis includes:
- a CDS encoding glycosyltransferase, with product MSVAVFATRAGVRAAFKPGAAGVPATDDLPPDGSFPELACIRRHVPPAGLAMAEMRAERVGAGADVALVAAGVISEEDYARALAAALETAFEPLDGALRGRCPVDDVRLIEGAAAGLLPLAEEEGLTLVLAPRGVAARRIVQIAKDDPRWPKRFRFTTRERMVRFVLRHAGATLVARACNRLKNEMPLFSAAAPHPPSRIAARVALALVAAAATVAPSATLLALSPILALVFLGWLGLRLISAATEQSRPKPLPAVADIELPIYTIIAALYREARSVEGLLNAIARIDYPIEKLDVILAVEADDLETRSAIARCRSRLPITVIPVPAAAPRTKPKALNAALPFARGAFTVVYDAEDRPEPDQLRRALRAFGRHGDELACVQARLSIDNTSDSWLTRLFTAEYAAHFDVFLNGLSHLGLPLPLGGSSNHFYTDVLRKIGAWDPYNVTEDADLGMRLARLGYRSAVIDSTTYEEAPARLGPWLRQRTRWFKGWMQTWCVHMRQPRRLLHDLGPAGFFAFQFAVGGNVLGALVHPFFLAGAVAFVIAGPPAGEENETTVAILAALYGINVLVGYFTSALLAWIGLSRRGLLPTAWILLLTPLNWLLLSIAAWRAAYQFVAAPYRWEKTEHGLAKSSRRIDALVRSLTDLERQLRGKAATSTHSLSKKARERIAALRWTSRQSAHKRRPRARMRGRLDTRERSTGLPEESSAGQSSRSE
- a CDS encoding cob(I)yrinic acid a,c-diamide adenosyltransferase, yielding MVVLNRIYTRTGDDGTTSLGSGARRKKYDLRVDAYGTLDEVNAVLGLVRLYTAGSAALDQALSRIQNDLFDVEADLCLAEKGPGGARLTVTEAQVAWLEAEIDRLNDTLEPLRSFILPGGSPASAYLHLARTVCRRAERIMVALQDQPGEEVSAPSLQYVNRLSDYLFVAGRYANDKGAGDVLWQPGQHR
- a CDS encoding twin transmembrane helix small protein encodes the protein MSNFMSFYLVPAAIAAVAVVLLLGLVNMMRGGSPNRSQKLMRLRVLLQFVAIIIIMATIWVMGR
- a CDS encoding electron transfer flavoprotein subunit beta/FixA family protein, whose translation is MKILVPVKRVVDYNVKIRVKPDGSGVELANIKMSMNPFDEIAVEEAIRLKEAGKATEIVAVSIGPAQASETIRTALAMGADRGILVKAEGVVEPLAVAKILKAIVEAEQPGLVILGKQAIDDDSNQTGQMLAALLGWAQGTFASKLAIDGDSVSVTREVDGGLQTVKLKAPAIVTTDLRLNEPRYASLPNIMKAKKKPIDEKSPADYGVDVKPRLEVLKTAEPSGRKSGAKVGSVAELVSKLKDEAGVL
- a CDS encoding electron transfer flavoprotein subunit alpha/FixB family protein, coding for MTTLLIAEHDNKSLKDATTKALSAAKALGADVHVLIAGKDAKAAAEAASKLDGVAKVLVAEGDAYEHQLAEPMAALIVSLAGSYDALVAPATTNGKNIMPRVAALIDVMQISDIIKVVAPDTFERPIYAGNAIQTVKSTDAKKVITVRTSTFQAAGQGGSAPIESATAASDPALSSFVGEELSKSDRPELTSAKIIISGGRAMQSRENFTKYIEPVADKLGAAVGASRAAVDAGYAPNDWQVGQTGKVVAPELYIAVGISGAIQHLAGMKDSKVIVAINKDEEAPIFQVADYGLVADLYQALPELSAELDKVKR
- a CDS encoding 3-hydroxybutyryl-CoA dehydrogenase; this encodes MAVTIKTVGVVGAGQMGNGIAHVCALAGFPVMLNDVSADRIKAGIATVTGNLARQVSKKTISEDERKNALALIKPAEKYEDLTNCDLVIESATEKEDVKRKIFSDLCTVLKPEAIVASNTSSISITRLASATDRPERFIGIHFMNPVPLMELVELIRGIATDDVTFEASKTFVSKLGKTIAVSEDFPAFIVNRILLPMINEAIYTLYEGVGNVEAIDTAMRLGAHHPMGPLELADFIGLDTCLSVMQVLHEGLADSKYRPCPLLVKYVEAGWLGRKTKRGFYDYRGEKPVPTR
- a CDS encoding glutathione S-transferase family protein translates to MISVSAFRWVPEFARGLVRDLRVRWALEEAGLPYDTWLIGPNDQQSDTYRRLQPFGQVPTYEEDGFVLFESGAIVHHIATKSDTLMPREEKARARTLTWMFAALNSIEPHIQNLTAIDLFHADKDWAKERRPGALQLAQSRLEALSQWLDGRDYLEERFTAADLLMASVLRIPRHCDLVTAMPVLENYRLRCEARPAFKRALAAQMNDFAEKPVAA
- a CDS encoding SRPBCC domain-containing protein, whose protein sequence is MSTDVVTKPSLTIKRRFNVRPEKVFQAWADPEKLKKWLGPGEVRCTSVEADARAGGRYRFIMQKPGAPEEHNVAGVYREVVPNEKLVFTWAWKSTPEHESLVTVTFKPDGDGTLMTLTHENFFDADARDSHNQGWTGALLKLETYLHTADAKPHGKFIWNELNTQHVNAAQRFLGTTIGWTFEAMGMPGFTYWIIKNGDDRVGGLYDTSADERCKDAPEHWLSYIAVDDVDTRFKTALIAGAKEVRAPSDIPGVGRIAILEQPGGAKIAMITPRPM
- a CDS encoding ArsR/SmtB family transcription factor; the encoded protein is MSLDQTFAALADPTRRALLAQLSERDTLSVSELARPHAMSLPAVMKHLDVLSDAGLVERSKTGRTVSVRLRATPMQEATDWLNRYQRFWSESLDRLAAFLEEETCQPTSSPSQASPSSAVSTSAPKKSSKPGRTRKN
- the tlpA gene encoding thiol:disulfide interchange protein TlpA; the protein is MTDRSSSFAKKRFAMVLAGGAAGVIVGLGAVYGIATLTRNAGGDKACRPAVALAKKVAPFAKGEVAAVKMAQDPLKVPNLSFHDVAGKPVTLADFKGRTVLLNLWATWCVPCRTEMPALNALEEKLGSPDFQVVAVNIDTRDPDKPKAFLKEVGANHLAYYADGNAKSFQELKAVGRAFGMPTTLLVDPAGCEIGTIAGPAEWASEDAVKLITAALGKS